From a single Leclercia sp. AS011 genomic region:
- the hutG gene encoding formimidoylglutamase has protein sequence MSLWQPVSPDIWQGRDDSSEASNALRLFQTVQRSETPTPSGDGIALIGFACDEGVRRNQGRTGAAQAPDVLRRALGNMASHQGHARLIDMGNIGVEGEALEAAQQALSETVTACQKAGMRTLVFGGGHETAWAHGRGVVDAFPGERVVIINLDAHLDLRHASQATSGTPFRQLALYCAEQQREFHYACLGVSRAANTQALWDEAARLNVTLVEDLDFQPQALPVLEEILKDADRVYLTIDLDVMPAGEMPAVSAPAALGVPARDLLPVIERICRSGKLQAADLVELSPGFDRDGQGAKLAARLAWQIAHWWA, from the coding sequence ATGAGCCTGTGGCAGCCGGTTTCACCTGACATCTGGCAGGGGCGCGACGACAGCAGCGAGGCCAGCAACGCGCTGCGCCTGTTCCAGACTGTGCAACGTAGCGAGACGCCAACGCCCTCCGGGGACGGCATCGCCCTGATCGGCTTTGCCTGTGACGAAGGGGTCCGACGCAATCAGGGCCGGACCGGTGCCGCCCAGGCTCCGGACGTGTTACGCCGGGCGCTGGGCAATATGGCCAGCCATCAGGGCCACGCGCGGCTGATTGATATGGGCAATATCGGCGTCGAAGGGGAGGCGCTGGAGGCCGCCCAGCAGGCGCTGAGCGAGACGGTTACTGCCTGCCAGAAGGCGGGTATGCGCACCCTGGTGTTCGGCGGCGGGCATGAAACCGCCTGGGCCCATGGCCGCGGCGTGGTGGATGCCTTTCCCGGCGAGCGGGTGGTGATTATTAATCTCGATGCGCACCTCGATTTGCGTCACGCCAGTCAGGCGACCTCCGGGACGCCGTTCCGCCAGCTGGCGCTCTACTGCGCAGAGCAGCAGCGCGAGTTTCACTATGCCTGCCTCGGGGTCAGCCGTGCGGCCAATACCCAGGCGCTGTGGGATGAAGCAGCGCGGCTTAACGTCACCCTGGTGGAGGATCTCGATTTCCAGCCGCAGGCGCTGCCGGTACTTGAGGAGATCCTTAAGGATGCGGATCGGGTCTACCTCACCATTGATCTCGACGTGATGCCTGCCGGGGAGATGCCCGCGGTGTCGGCCCCCGCCGCGCTGGGCGTTCCCGCCCGGGATCTGCTCCCGGTCATCGAGCGGATTTGTCGCAGCGGCAAACTGCAGGCGGCGGATCTGGTGGAGTTGAGCCCCGGCTTCGACCGCGATGGTCAGGGGGCGAAGCTCGCCGCAAGGCTGGCCTGGCAAATAGCTCACTGGTGGGCTTAA
- the hutI gene encoding imidazolonepropionase: MLQLHPDDVIWRNLRLATLDPSHGTAYGLLENRAIIVRGETILAIVPESDLPQELPNVRDLQGRLVTPGLIDCHTHLVFGGDRAAEWEQRLNGVSYQTISAQGGGINATVTATRESTPEQLEQLARQRLERLMHEGVTTIEIKSGYGLNDEAEEKMLRVAQRLARTHPIEISPTLLAAHAVPKEYRQDPDAYIAHVCQHTLPQLWEKGLFEAVDVFCENVGFTPEQSERVFQAAQARGIPIKGHVEQLSNLGGTALVSRYHGLSADHIEYLDEAGVNAMAQSGTVAVLLPGAFYFLQERQRPPVDLLRQHGVPMAVATDYNPGTSPFASLHLAMNMACVQFGLTPEEAWAGVTRHAAKALGRGETHGQLKAGFVADLAIWDAKSPVEMVYEPGRNPLYQRVFRGKVQ; this comes from the coding sequence ATGCTGCAACTTCATCCCGACGACGTAATCTGGCGTAACCTGCGCCTCGCGACCCTGGATCCCAGCCACGGCACGGCCTATGGCCTGCTGGAGAACCGGGCAATAATTGTGCGCGGTGAGACCATCCTGGCGATTGTGCCAGAATCTGACCTGCCGCAGGAACTGCCCAACGTCCGCGATTTACAGGGGCGGCTGGTTACGCCGGGCCTGATCGACTGCCACACCCATCTGGTGTTTGGTGGTGACCGCGCCGCCGAGTGGGAGCAGCGGCTGAACGGCGTTTCGTATCAGACCATCAGCGCTCAGGGCGGCGGGATTAACGCCACGGTGACCGCTACCCGGGAGAGCACTCCCGAGCAGCTTGAGCAGCTGGCCCGGCAGCGTCTGGAGCGGCTGATGCACGAAGGGGTCACCACTATTGAGATCAAATCCGGTTACGGCCTCAACGACGAGGCGGAAGAGAAGATGCTGCGCGTGGCCCAGCGTCTGGCGCGCACCCATCCCATTGAAATCAGCCCGACGCTGCTGGCCGCCCACGCCGTGCCGAAGGAGTATCGTCAGGATCCCGATGCATACATCGCTCACGTGTGTCAGCACACCCTCCCGCAGCTGTGGGAAAAAGGCCTATTTGAGGCCGTGGATGTCTTCTGCGAGAACGTCGGCTTTACTCCGGAACAGAGCGAACGGGTTTTCCAGGCGGCTCAGGCCCGGGGGATCCCGATAAAAGGCCACGTCGAGCAGCTCTCTAACCTCGGCGGCACCGCGCTGGTGAGTCGTTACCACGGGCTGTCTGCGGATCATATTGAGTATCTTGATGAAGCCGGAGTGAACGCGATGGCGCAGAGCGGCACCGTGGCGGTGCTGCTGCCTGGAGCGTTTTACTTCCTGCAGGAGCGCCAGCGCCCGCCGGTTGACCTGCTGCGCCAGCACGGGGTGCCGATGGCCGTCGCCACCGACTACAACCCCGGCACCAGCCCCTTTGCCAGCCTGCATCTGGCGATGAACATGGCCTGCGTTCAGTTTGGTTTAACCCCGGAAGAGGCGTGGGCGGGGGTAACCCGGCACGCGGCTAAAGCGCTGGGTCGCGGTGAAACTCACGGCCAGCTGAAGGCCGGGTTTGTCGCGGATCTGGCGATCTGGGATGCGAAAAGCCCGGTGGAGATGGTGTATGAGCCGGGGCGTAACCCGCTTTATCAACGCGTATTCAGAGGAAAAGTACAATGA
- a CDS encoding tyrosine-type recombinase/integrase, translating into MNHFYHLVETSPVINIGDVKVADDGGSFSIERPMPFKGVFMLLTSEGVPVFEPNAFILHRRIVEGVKDIKPTCFHLLRYYRFLDANSLKWDDHEEQLQRYPIFLYRAYLIGEIERGTLSRNTAVVALSIARRFYLFCYRHGYISKLPFEVTGMTKYGQTTTDCSIRSQTRDTNLQPLNELDLQHVRDNWFSKGLSREFRLMVSVMLCVGLRAIEVTNIKPEHFAIPKGFNGKTLTGIWIGSDHNCKTKYGTNRQVSMPVWLMESINQYHKSERYKKRQQLYFMNTGDMNPPAFINKDGKSFTTQSLNTLWGKLRTAIQENSNPHFKHKQHDCRATFGAYKLDSLAQISGLTMLQALEILKKEMGHKDLNTTMLYLKHHDGNPEKNQIPEITMNLLDDEVIHD; encoded by the coding sequence ATGAATCATTTCTACCACCTTGTAGAGACAAGCCCCGTTATAAACATAGGTGATGTGAAGGTTGCTGATGACGGAGGTTCTTTCAGTATTGAACGGCCTATGCCCTTTAAAGGCGTATTCATGCTGCTCACCAGTGAAGGCGTGCCAGTATTTGAACCGAATGCCTTCATCCTTCATCGCCGTATCGTTGAGGGGGTAAAAGATATTAAACCAACGTGTTTTCACTTGTTGCGGTATTACCGGTTTCTGGATGCCAACTCCCTCAAGTGGGACGACCATGAAGAACAGCTGCAACGCTATCCCATATTTCTATACCGCGCATATCTCATTGGTGAAATCGAAAGAGGCACACTGAGCCGCAACACAGCCGTGGTTGCATTGTCTATCGCAAGACGTTTTTACCTGTTTTGTTACCGCCATGGCTACATTTCAAAGCTGCCTTTTGAAGTGACAGGCATGACGAAATACGGACAAACGACGACAGACTGCTCTATTCGTAGTCAAACAAGAGATACAAACCTGCAGCCCTTAAACGAACTCGATCTTCAACATGTAAGAGACAACTGGTTTAGCAAAGGGCTGTCCAGAGAATTTCGCCTGATGGTCAGTGTCATGCTCTGCGTAGGGCTTCGAGCAATTGAGGTGACAAATATTAAGCCTGAACATTTTGCTATCCCAAAAGGGTTTAACGGCAAAACATTGACAGGTATCTGGATTGGGTCCGACCACAATTGTAAAACGAAATACGGCACCAACCGTCAGGTATCTATGCCTGTTTGGTTGATGGAATCGATAAACCAATACCATAAAAGTGAGCGATATAAGAAGCGGCAACAACTGTATTTCATGAATACAGGTGACATGAACCCGCCAGCTTTCATCAACAAGGACGGCAAAAGCTTCACGACCCAAAGCCTTAATACACTCTGGGGGAAACTACGAACAGCAATCCAGGAGAACAGCAACCCGCATTTCAAGCACAAGCAGCATGATTGCCGAGCCACCTTTGGAGCCTACAAACTTGATTCTTTGGCACAAATATCAGGTTTGACGATGCTGCAAGCTCTGGAAATCTTAAAGAAAGAAATGGGTCATAAAGATCTGAATACGACCATGCTTTATCTCAAGCATCATGATGGAAATCCGGAGAAGAACCAGATCCCTGAGATAACCATGAATTTGCTGGACGATGAGGTGATTCATGACTGA
- the lpxP gene encoding kdo(2)-lipid IV(A) palmitoleoyltransferase, whose amino-acid sequence MAQTFTHNLLHPRHWLTWSGLGLLWLLVQLPYPVLHILGSGLGTISRPFLKRREGIAIRNIELCFPEMTPFARSQMVNKNFASLGLGLMETGMAWFWSDARVKKWFDVEGLENLTGATRGVMVVGIHFMSLELCGRVMGLCHPMMATYRPHNDPLMEWVQTKGRMRSNKAMINRRNLSGFVHALKAGEAVWFAPDQDYGSKGSVFAPFFSVKKAATTNGTYALSKLAGAHLITLSMIRRSDKKGYHMYISNPLSGYPREDKVAAAAYMNKIIEREILRAPEQYLWMHRRFKTRPEGEVSLYK is encoded by the coding sequence ATGGCACAGACTTTTACTCATAATTTACTTCATCCTCGCCACTGGCTTACCTGGTCTGGTTTGGGTCTGCTGTGGCTTCTCGTTCAACTTCCTTACCCGGTTTTACATATTCTGGGCTCTGGCCTTGGAACAATATCCAGACCCTTTCTGAAACGCCGGGAAGGGATTGCGATTAGAAATATCGAACTGTGCTTTCCCGAGATGACACCGTTTGCCCGGAGCCAGATGGTCAATAAAAACTTTGCTTCTCTCGGGCTGGGACTGATGGAAACAGGAATGGCCTGGTTCTGGAGCGATGCGAGAGTCAAAAAATGGTTTGATGTCGAAGGGCTTGAAAACCTGACCGGTGCGACAAGAGGAGTAATGGTTGTCGGGATTCATTTTATGTCCCTTGAGTTGTGTGGAAGAGTAATGGGGTTATGCCATCCTATGATGGCAACGTATCGCCCACACAATGATCCATTAATGGAATGGGTACAGACAAAAGGGCGTATGCGTTCAAATAAGGCTATGATTAATCGACGTAATTTATCAGGTTTTGTTCATGCGCTAAAAGCAGGTGAAGCCGTTTGGTTTGCACCAGACCAGGATTATGGGTCTAAAGGAAGCGTTTTTGCACCTTTTTTCTCGGTAAAAAAAGCAGCCACGACGAACGGAACGTATGCTCTGTCAAAACTCGCTGGTGCACACTTGATCACACTTAGCATGATTCGACGTAGCGATAAAAAAGGTTATCACATGTATATCAGCAATCCGTTGTCAGGCTATCCAAGGGAAGACAAGGTCGCCGCAGCGGCTTATATGAACAAGATCATCGAGCGTGAAATTCTCCGTGCTCCTGAGCAATACCTGTGGATGCATCGCAGGTTCAAAACGCGTCCTGAAGGCGAAGTCTCTTTATACAAATGA
- a CDS encoding site-specific integrase: protein MFIISSDTDKFKEYALPQASGQFAMPTDHTVVSIDKNGKPVSYFADDIWDYNAFFNRTNASKNLYKINFHPDKHNPKLLTELKQRIYFLIWGAKGELLHMEDDTFRTFEQCWHIAKFANVAMRVFKDTDIDSFSLFSNELVFSQILHEGKAFSEGSLKINLQALSVLTQVNSHFPEHSRFELGLPEGKNLKQLAKQYSVSGKGHNPTVIPAIYEQLMGRLVQDVNRAYGRLPYLQDVKVYARQYALTDRMAVNEFKIFEGACFMTLSAFTGMRITELTQIDATSYKEIDLDGITLCTMRSWTNKLEKLRREDVWACAPICEKALKVLATINDHYRSIKGNIHRSPRFSFKRHFGQSSGINNQVAEATLNRTSLSHLFSNYSKHLDITYDPIEMDEVYKLLNPMVSDSYNPIKKKEDGTFYWHFTTHSLRRTFAHFVVGNGLVSLAALKHQFKHISLAMTAIYASHSEVLTLMGIENPASIKKSVEDAEMESHRAYLQDMIDNPEQQSGGFMKSFEGDPRVMTEAQFDALVNSTKGANKSVGYGRCFAGEKCKMTHIFEPSSCVGRDCENLNINQAEAKCWQDRHKRLCENVQQMKKLGFYNRNTLARELTDIRSAEKVMADHDIAFERFDLGAL from the coding sequence ATGTTCATCATCAGTAGTGATACCGATAAATTCAAAGAATACGCTTTACCTCAAGCCTCTGGTCAGTTTGCAATGCCGACTGACCACACTGTGGTCAGCATTGATAAAAATGGTAAACCGGTGTCTTACTTTGCCGATGATATCTGGGATTACAATGCTTTTTTTAATCGTACGAATGCCTCTAAGAATCTATACAAGATTAACTTTCACCCTGATAAACATAACCCGAAATTGCTCACAGAATTGAAGCAGCGCATCTATTTTCTTATTTGGGGTGCGAAGGGCGAACTTTTGCACATGGAGGACGACACGTTTCGCACATTCGAACAATGCTGGCATATAGCGAAATTTGCAAATGTGGCGATGAGAGTGTTTAAAGATACTGACATTGACTCCTTCTCGTTGTTTAGTAATGAGCTGGTCTTCAGCCAAATACTTCATGAAGGAAAGGCATTTAGCGAGGGCTCATTAAAAATTAATCTTCAGGCACTGAGCGTCCTCACGCAGGTTAATTCGCATTTTCCAGAACATTCACGATTCGAGTTAGGACTGCCGGAAGGTAAAAATTTAAAGCAATTAGCCAAACAATATTCTGTTAGCGGAAAAGGACATAACCCCACGGTGATCCCCGCGATTTATGAGCAACTGATGGGGCGATTAGTGCAGGATGTGAATAGAGCCTACGGAAGACTTCCCTATCTTCAAGATGTCAAAGTGTATGCCAGACAATACGCCCTGACGGACAGAATGGCTGTAAATGAATTCAAGATATTCGAGGGCGCGTGTTTTATGACCCTGTCTGCCTTCACTGGTATGCGTATCACTGAACTCACCCAGATAGATGCCACCTCATATAAGGAAATTGACCTTGACGGTATCACGCTTTGTACGATGCGCTCATGGACGAACAAGCTAGAGAAACTGCGCCGAGAGGATGTGTGGGCTTGTGCACCGATATGCGAAAAAGCATTGAAAGTGCTGGCCACCATTAATGATCACTACCGTTCAATTAAGGGAAATATTCATCGTTCGCCTCGTTTCAGTTTCAAAAGGCACTTTGGGCAGAGTTCTGGCATCAACAATCAGGTAGCCGAGGCTACTTTAAATAGAACAAGTCTAAGTCACTTGTTTTCGAATTACTCAAAGCACCTGGACATTACCTACGACCCTATAGAGATGGATGAAGTATATAAGCTGCTTAATCCAATGGTTTCTGATAGTTATAATCCTATAAAGAAAAAGGAGGACGGTACGTTTTACTGGCATTTTACCACTCACTCGCTCAGACGAACCTTTGCGCATTTTGTTGTGGGAAATGGCCTGGTGTCATTAGCCGCACTTAAGCATCAGTTCAAACATATCAGCCTGGCCATGACGGCGATCTACGCCAGTCACTCTGAGGTGCTTACTCTGATGGGTATAGAAAACCCAGCCAGTATTAAAAAATCCGTGGAAGACGCTGAAATGGAAAGCCACAGAGCCTATCTGCAAGATATGATAGATAATCCAGAACAGCAATCGGGTGGCTTTATGAAGAGCTTTGAGGGAGATCCCAGGGTAATGACAGAAGCACAATTCGATGCACTGGTGAATAGCACTAAAGGGGCTAACAAGTCAGTAGGCTATGGCCGATGTTTTGCGGGTGAAAAGTGTAAGATGACTCATATATTTGAGCCATCAAGTTGCGTGGGACGTGACTGCGAAAACCTGAACATTAATCAGGCCGAAGCCAAATGCTGGCAAGATCGACATAAACGCCTTTGCGAGAACGTGCAGCAGATGAAAAAGTTGGGTTTTTACAACCGCAACACGCTGGCCCGTGAGTTAACCGATATTCGCTCTGCTGAAAAAGTAATGGCAGACCATGATATAGCCTTCGAACGCTTTGATTTAGGAGCATTGTAA
- a CDS encoding YnfU family zinc-binding protein — protein MSYTNGLRYFKERPVHVACPVCAHRADQKAGKLRKDAVLECPACGLLFRPSECWCIGG, from the coding sequence ATGTCTTATACAAATGGGCTCAGGTATTTTAAAGAAAGACCGGTTCATGTTGCCTGCCCGGTATGCGCACACAGAGCCGATCAGAAAGCAGGTAAACTAAGAAAAGATGCGGTTCTTGAGTGCCCTGCCTGCGGACTGTTGTTCAGACCTTCAGAATGCTGGTGTATCGGCGGCTGA
- a CDS encoding histidine utilization repressor translates to MFSRAPQQQANTPAPFYEKVKQAISHQIATGVWRPHDRIPSEAELVAQFGFSRMTINRALRELTDEGLLVRLQGVGTFVAEPKGQSALFEIRSIADEIASRNHQHRCEVLFLEETQASAAQATALNVKEGTRIFHSLMLHFENDIPVQIEDRCVNAALVPDYLKQDYTATTPHAYLSLVAPLTEGEHIVEAVRATPQECELLRIKEQDPCLLIHRRTWSASHIVSHARLLFPGNRYRLQGHFMS, encoded by the coding sequence ATGTTCTCTCGCGCTCCGCAGCAGCAGGCGAATACGCCAGCCCCTTTCTATGAAAAGGTTAAACAGGCGATCAGCCATCAGATCGCCACCGGCGTCTGGCGTCCGCACGATCGCATCCCGTCCGAGGCGGAGCTGGTGGCGCAGTTCGGCTTTAGCCGGATGACCATCAACCGCGCGCTGCGGGAGCTGACCGATGAGGGGCTGCTGGTGCGTCTGCAGGGGGTCGGTACCTTTGTGGCCGAGCCGAAAGGGCAGTCGGCGCTGTTTGAGATTCGCAGCATTGCCGATGAGATCGCCTCCCGTAACCATCAGCACCGCTGCGAGGTGCTGTTCCTTGAGGAGACGCAGGCCAGCGCCGCGCAGGCGACGGCGCTAAACGTCAAAGAGGGCACCCGCATCTTCCACTCCCTGATGCTGCACTTTGAAAACGACATCCCGGTGCAGATCGAAGATCGCTGCGTCAATGCCGCGCTGGTGCCGGATTACCTCAAGCAGGATTACACCGCCACCACGCCCCACGCTTATCTGTCGCTGGTCGCGCCGCTGACGGAAGGGGAGCATATTGTCGAAGCGGTACGCGCCACGCCGCAGGAGTGCGAGCTGCTGCGCATCAAAGAGCAGGATCCCTGCCTGCTGATCCACCGTCGTACCTGGTCAGCCTCGCATATTGTCTCCCACGCCCGACTGCTGTTCCCGGGCAACCGCTACCGGCTGCAGGGCCATTTCATGTCATAA